In Crassostrea angulata isolate pt1a10 chromosome 6, ASM2561291v2, whole genome shotgun sequence, a genomic segment contains:
- the LOC128189992 gene encoding uncharacterized protein LOC128189992, whose translation MPYRRRCSNSTLLIIAVTVGIAYFMVNHVLEDGVKSDKGSTTSKLLRWIKTNIPLKKAIKCRGKEQMIIKNIYSRDPEGWYENRDICDTCFDFPNATLRTSYGPMPIFIYQGDQDDLISGSVLDKGTFESEKEMILSEMMKDDPDLQIIDIGANIGVYTLSCAKAGRKVLAVEALARNLQHLCASVMEGGLQDNVYLIHNAISNNNSFVSLGMHKGNMGGTYVDVNANHIKQLKEGEAQGTYGQVYSITLDDLLELPVIKHFRKVFIKMDIEGFEDRAVERATQFFEKVNVVGILMEWVFHRNHPTAKKIIDFMTERKYKPHACKIGKVPLDVAENENWGLDVLWLPNGS comes from the exons ATGCCCTATCGTAGACGCTGTTCGAATTCAACACTCCTTATCATTGCAGTAACAGTTGGGATCGCTTATTTCATGGTAAATCATGTTTTAGAGGATGGCGTAAAGAGTGATAAGGGTTCAACGACAAGCAAGTTATTACGATGGATTAAAACAAACATACCATTGAAAAAGGCAATCAAATGTCGAGGTAAAGAACAAATgataatcaaaaatatttatagcCGCGACCCTGAAGGATGGTATGAAAATCGGGATATTTGCGACACATGTTTTGATTTTCCGAATGCTACTTTGAGAACGAGCTATGGACCTATGCCTATCTTTATCTATCAAGGAGATCAGGATGATTTGATCTCAGGTTCAGTTTTAGACAAAGGAACGTTTGAATCGGAAAAGGAGATGATCCTGTCTGAAATGATGAAAGATGACCCCGATCTTCAAATAATAGACATTGGAGCCAATATTG GTGTTTATACGCTGAGTTGTGCAAAGGCTGGACGAAAAGTACTGGCAGTTGAGGCCTTGGCAAGAAATTTGCAGCATCTTTGTGCTTCTGTCATGGAAGGGGGCCTACAAGACAATGTTTATCTTATCCATAACGCTATATCAAACAATAATTCGTTCGTCAGCTTAGGAATGCACAAAGGTAATATGGGAGGTACATATGTAGACGTAAACGCTAaccatatcaaacaattaaaagaAGGTGAAGCCCAGGGTACTTATGGACAGGTATACTCTATTACATTGGATGATCTCTTGGAACTTCCAGTTATAAAACATTTCCGAAAAGTATTTATCAAAATGGACATTGAAGGTTTCGAAGACCGCGCTGTTGAAAGAGCGACACAATTTTTCGAAAAGGTCAATGTTGTGGGGATTTTAATGGAGTGGGTGTTTCATAGAAACCATCCGACTGCAAAGAAAATTATAGATTTTATGACAGAGCGAAAATATAAACCTCATGCGTGCAAAATCGGAAAAGTTCCTTTAGATGTAGCTGAAAATGAAAACTGGGGATTGGATGTTCTATGGCTTCCAAACGGAAGCTGA